A region from the Salicibibacter cibarius genome encodes:
- a CDS encoding acetyl-CoA acetyltransferase: MAKSIADQVAVVGMGCTQFGEKWDKGPEDMILDASVEAFTDAGIESEDLDAAWFGTLLTSGSGLMVSKTLKTGFIPVTRVENKCASGSEAFRNACYAVASGAYDVVLAVGVEKLKDSGFSGLPNTDPDPDGTRPNISAPAAFSFLAPAYFEKYGLTPEQGKEVLSRIAWKNHKNGALNPKAQYQKEVPMDKIMNVPMVADPLGVFDCSGVSDGAAAAVIVRTEDAHKYRHDPMYVKALTIAAGTGVGAIHQDFDFTSIKENNAAATTAYKQAGIKNPQKEISMAEVHDCFTPTELVIYEDLGFSERGEGWKDALNGKFDLDGDLPVNPDGGLKSFGHPIGASGLRMLYEMYKQFQGKAEKRQIEHPKLGLTHNLGGRPWECVSFLSIVGKELG, translated from the coding sequence TTGGCAAAAAGCATCGCGGATCAAGTTGCCGTCGTCGGCATGGGTTGTACGCAGTTTGGAGAAAAGTGGGATAAAGGTCCGGAAGACATGATTTTAGATGCATCCGTGGAAGCATTTACAGATGCAGGAATTGAATCCGAAGATTTAGACGCGGCATGGTTTGGAACGTTGTTGACGTCGGGCTCAGGGTTAATGGTTTCCAAAACGCTCAAAACCGGGTTTATTCCCGTCACGAGAGTGGAAAATAAATGTGCTTCCGGTTCGGAAGCTTTCCGAAATGCCTGTTATGCCGTGGCTTCCGGAGCATATGATGTCGTCTTGGCGGTAGGGGTTGAAAAATTGAAGGATTCCGGGTTCAGCGGTCTGCCCAATACAGATCCGGATCCGGACGGCACCCGGCCCAATATCAGCGCCCCTGCTGCTTTTTCGTTTTTAGCGCCCGCTTATTTTGAAAAGTATGGACTTACTCCTGAACAGGGAAAAGAAGTACTGTCTCGCATTGCATGGAAAAACCATAAAAACGGTGCGTTGAATCCGAAGGCGCAGTATCAAAAGGAAGTGCCAATGGATAAAATCATGAACGTGCCCATGGTTGCCGATCCTTTAGGGGTTTTTGATTGTTCCGGGGTGTCTGACGGGGCCGCTGCCGCGGTGATCGTTCGGACAGAAGATGCTCATAAATACCGACACGATCCCATGTATGTGAAAGCTTTAACGATTGCTGCAGGCACAGGTGTTGGAGCGATCCACCAAGATTTTGATTTTACAAGCATTAAGGAAAACAATGCCGCGGCAACGACGGCTTATAAACAAGCGGGAATTAAAAATCCGCAAAAAGAAATCAGTATGGCGGAGGTTCATGATTGTTTTACACCGACCGAATTAGTCATTTATGAAGATTTGGGATTTAGCGAAAGAGGCGAAGGTTGGAAAGATGCTTTAAACGGAAAATTTGATTTGGATGGGGACCTTCCCGTCAATCCCGATGGAGGCTTGAAATCGTTTGGCCATCCCATTGGAGCAAGCGGACTGAGAATGTTGTATGAAATGTATAAGCAATTTCAGGGAAAGGCGGAAAAACGTCAAATCGAACATCCAAAACTTGGATTAACCCATAACTTAGGCGGACGGCCGTGGGAATGTGTTTCTTTTCTTTCCATCGTAGGAAAAGAATTAGGCTAA
- a CDS encoding 3-oxoacyl-[acyl-carrier-protein] synthase III C-terminal domain-containing protein: MVGITGYGAYIPFSRLKKKVIAEAYGEKGGSGEKAVANHDEDSLSMAVEAAIDAKADAGNFNADVVFFASTTPPYKEKQSSAIIRSALDFKRNIRSTDVTDSLRAASGALLSAADAVKSGEKSVLVTASDTRVGGAQGGFESLLGDGAAAFLIGTENVLATIEDSKSITVDITDQWRSSADDFLKSWEERFGVESGYNQLVSDAVHDLLTSNDLQTTDISKVILAGPKERYQKKLAATLGFSDDQVVSGHENRIGHCSTAQAPMLLVDCLEEAHPGDLIVMATYGSGSDAMLFKVTENIRSYAPRMGFAKQLQSKRDNLPYTTYLKWKNMLPTEAGRRPEIPQPSAPAMYRHQEQNLEGYGSVCTSCETPFFPKQHVCAECGAIQQMEPYKFTDKKGKVVTYTSDYLAVSPDPPSTFNVIDFEGGGRMICEMVDYHLDQLAVGMEVEMTFRHLYEAGSIHNYTWKVRPKR; the protein is encoded by the coding sequence GTGGTTGGGATTACAGGCTATGGAGCGTACATTCCATTTAGTCGATTAAAAAAGAAAGTCATCGCGGAGGCATACGGGGAAAAAGGAGGTTCCGGTGAGAAGGCAGTCGCAAACCACGATGAGGATAGTTTGTCGATGGCAGTAGAAGCGGCCATAGATGCAAAGGCGGACGCGGGCAATTTCAATGCAGATGTCGTTTTCTTCGCGTCCACCACGCCCCCATACAAGGAGAAGCAATCGTCCGCCATTATTCGGTCAGCGCTGGATTTTAAGCGGAACATCCGTTCAACCGACGTGACCGACTCACTTCGGGCAGCTTCCGGAGCACTATTATCCGCTGCAGATGCTGTGAAATCAGGAGAGAAAAGCGTGTTAGTTACAGCTTCAGATACGCGGGTAGGCGGAGCTCAGGGAGGGTTTGAATCGTTACTGGGGGATGGCGCTGCCGCATTTTTGATCGGAACGGAAAACGTCTTGGCAACGATTGAAGACAGCAAGAGCATTACGGTAGATATTACCGATCAATGGCGATCTTCTGCGGATGATTTCCTTAAATCGTGGGAAGAGCGCTTCGGCGTTGAAAGCGGTTATAACCAACTCGTGTCCGATGCTGTTCATGACCTTTTAACATCTAACGACCTACAGACGACTGATATCTCGAAGGTGATTCTGGCAGGACCAAAGGAAAGGTATCAGAAAAAACTGGCGGCTACGCTCGGATTTTCCGATGATCAGGTTGTGTCCGGCCATGAAAATCGCATCGGCCATTGCAGCACTGCGCAGGCTCCCATGTTACTCGTAGACTGTTTGGAAGAAGCACATCCGGGCGATTTGATTGTAATGGCCACCTATGGGTCGGGCAGTGACGCTATGCTATTTAAAGTAACAGAAAACATCCGTTCATATGCTCCGCGTATGGGATTTGCAAAACAATTGCAATCAAAAAGAGACAACCTTCCCTATACAACTTATTTGAAATGGAAAAACATGCTCCCGACGGAAGCTGGTCGGCGTCCGGAGATTCCGCAGCCTTCCGCTCCTGCCATGTATCGACATCAAGAGCAAAATCTAGAAGGGTACGGAAGCGTCTGTACGTCTTGTGAAACCCCGTTCTTTCCTAAACAGCACGTTTGCGCGGAATGTGGAGCAATCCAGCAAATGGAACCTTATAAATTTACGGACAAAAAAGGGAAAGTGGTCACGTATACCTCCGACTACTTAGCGGTCTCTCCGGATCCGCCTTCCACGTTTAATGTGATCGATTTTGAAGGTGGCGGCCGCATGATTTGTGAAATGGTCGATTATCATTTGGATCAATTGGCGGTAGGGATGGAAGTTGAGATGACGTTTAGACATCTTTATGAAGCAGGAAGTATCCATAATTATACGTGGAAAGTTCGGCCAAAACGATAG
- a CDS encoding class I adenylate-forming enzyme family protein, whose amino-acid sequence MNVGELYTLNCAHLGEKPAIICEGQSISHRELEKRTNQVAHLLMSMGYKKNDRIAIVAKNHIEYPVIIIGAAKAGVSFTPINYRMTEEEIAGLLQHCRPRGLFFSEEYLDIVENLKAHIGVSDYFNIDNFASMELNLQPNHKPQIELESQDIYYIGYTSGTTGTPKGSVVSHESRGMLILINAVEFGIGTGGVHLVAGPIYHSAPHVFLLTQLVMGGTVVLMKEFDPEEVLKHISEYQVTNMFMAPTMYNFVLDLDERTKERYDISSVKTMISGGSSLPTRIKEKITSEFANAGLYEFYGASETGVNTLLYPHEQLQRPQSAGKAAPFNDIKILDDEGNEVPTGEVGTIYTKNPYYFKGYLDRPEETAKVFHHDYITAGDLATKDDDGYIYIVGRKKDMVISGGVNIFPEEIEEVLYKHPDIKEAAVIGVPDEKWGESLKAFIVSRNNDLKGDAVIDFVKQHLASYKKPKIVDFVNELPRNASGKILKRELRQPYWEQTGTKR is encoded by the coding sequence ATGAATGTCGGTGAATTGTACACATTAAATTGTGCTCATTTAGGCGAAAAGCCTGCTATTATTTGCGAAGGACAGTCTATCAGCCACCGGGAATTGGAAAAAAGAACGAACCAGGTTGCTCATCTATTAATGAGTATGGGATATAAGAAAAATGATCGGATCGCGATTGTGGCGAAGAATCATATCGAATACCCCGTTATCATTATCGGGGCTGCGAAAGCAGGGGTTTCTTTTACACCCATTAATTATCGCATGACCGAAGAAGAAATCGCGGGTTTGTTACAGCATTGTCGACCCAGGGGATTATTTTTTTCCGAAGAATACCTTGATATAGTAGAAAACCTGAAAGCTCATATTGGCGTGAGCGATTATTTTAACATCGACAATTTTGCATCCATGGAATTAAACCTTCAACCCAATCACAAACCGCAAATCGAGCTTGAGAGTCAGGATATTTATTATATTGGATACACGTCCGGAACGACGGGCACACCGAAAGGCAGTGTCGTTTCGCATGAATCACGAGGCATGCTCATATTGATTAACGCTGTCGAATTTGGCATCGGCACGGGTGGTGTCCATTTAGTAGCCGGTCCTATTTACCATTCAGCTCCCCATGTGTTTTTACTTACGCAGCTCGTGATGGGCGGTACTGTTGTATTAATGAAAGAATTTGATCCCGAAGAAGTGTTAAAGCATATATCCGAATATCAAGTGACTAATATGTTTATGGCACCTACCATGTACAACTTTGTATTGGACCTGGATGAACGAACGAAAGAACGTTATGACATTAGCAGCGTGAAAACCATGATTTCAGGAGGCTCTTCGTTACCAACAAGAATAAAAGAAAAAATCACGTCCGAATTCGCAAATGCAGGCCTATATGAGTTTTACGGAGCTTCCGAGACCGGTGTCAACACGCTTTTATATCCACATGAACAGTTGCAACGGCCCCAATCAGCCGGTAAAGCGGCCCCGTTTAACGACATCAAAATCTTGGATGATGAGGGAAATGAAGTACCAACCGGTGAAGTCGGAACGATCTACACAAAAAACCCGTACTATTTTAAAGGATATCTTGATCGCCCGGAAGAGACGGCAAAAGTCTTCCATCATGATTATATAACGGCCGGGGATTTAGCGACAAAAGATGATGACGGTTACATCTATATCGTCGGCAGAAAAAAAGATATGGTCATTAGCGGTGGCGTCAATATTTTTCCGGAAGAAATTGAAGAAGTGCTTTACAAACATCCCGATATAAAAGAAGCGGCTGTCATCGGTGTTCCGGATGAGAAATGGGGTGAGTCGCTCAAAGCCTTTATCGTATCGAGAAATAACGATCTAAAAGGAGACGCCGTTATTGATTTTGTGAAGCAACACCTTGCCAGTTATAAGAAACCAAAGATCGTAGACTTTGTAAATGAACTGCCACGGAATGCATCCGGCAAAATACTTAAAAGGGAATTGCGGCAACCGTACTGGGAGCAGACGGGCACTAAACGTTAA
- a CDS encoding acyl-CoA dehydrogenase family protein: protein MNFNLSQENKEVKRLAADFANKEIAPNIEKYESNGAFPKDLLRSMGKQGFFGACFPEKYGGSELGFLNLALIAEEIARVYPAISYGFNMQAMTCPFTILNWGTEEQIEKYVPDLIMANTIGMFALTEPGGGSDAAGAMKTTARRDGDEYVINGQKVFITFANEADVGVLFAKTEPDAGHKGISAFIIETDRPGFEARPIAMSGLGNAVRSCEVFFDDYRIPKENLLGEEGKGFKICMNALDYGRLTVPSRLVGIAQGCIDASLNYCDERVVGGQKIGEYQMIQHLIADMVVETEAARLMVHKSAFLKDNREAATRESAHSKYFAAEITTKVAKSAFEIFGGYALADEYPVMKFLNYANMLHTGEGSANIQRVLIAEDALDWKDANRHNIPRRFELSSDIR, encoded by the coding sequence ATGAATTTTAATCTATCGCAAGAAAACAAGGAAGTCAAAAGACTGGCGGCTGATTTTGCGAATAAAGAAATCGCTCCGAATATCGAAAAATATGAGAGCAACGGGGCGTTCCCGAAAGATCTTTTGCGATCGATGGGAAAACAAGGTTTTTTTGGTGCTTGTTTTCCTGAAAAATATGGTGGTTCGGAACTGGGTTTTTTAAACCTAGCTCTCATTGCTGAGGAAATTGCCCGGGTCTATCCTGCTATTTCCTATGGCTTCAATATGCAAGCGATGACGTGCCCGTTTACGATTCTGAATTGGGGAACAGAAGAACAAATTGAAAAATATGTTCCGGATTTAATCATGGCAAATACGATCGGTATGTTTGCCTTGACGGAACCGGGCGGAGGTTCCGACGCGGCAGGTGCAATGAAAACGACGGCCAGACGTGACGGGGACGAGTACGTGATCAACGGCCAAAAGGTATTTATTACATTCGCGAATGAAGCAGATGTCGGCGTCCTTTTTGCGAAAACGGAGCCTGATGCCGGACATAAAGGTATTTCGGCTTTTATCATCGAAACGGACCGCCCAGGTTTTGAAGCACGTCCCATTGCAATGAGCGGGTTAGGGAATGCAGTTCGCAGTTGCGAAGTGTTTTTCGATGATTATCGAATTCCAAAGGAGAACTTGCTCGGGGAAGAAGGAAAAGGGTTTAAAATTTGCATGAACGCGCTGGATTATGGGCGACTCACGGTTCCATCACGCCTTGTCGGGATCGCCCAAGGTTGTATCGATGCATCGTTGAACTATTGTGATGAGCGAGTCGTCGGTGGCCAAAAAATAGGTGAATATCAAATGATCCAACATTTAATCGCGGACATGGTTGTGGAAACAGAGGCAGCAAGACTGATGGTCCACAAGAGCGCGTTTCTGAAAGACAATCGGGAAGCGGCGACCAGGGAAAGCGCCCATTCCAAATACTTCGCTGCTGAGATTACGACAAAAGTGGCGAAATCGGCGTTCGAAATTTTTGGCGGGTATGCCCTCGCTGATGAATACCCGGTAATGAAATTTTTGAATTACGCCAACATGTTGCACACGGGCGAGGGTTCAGCCAACATTCAACGGGTGCTGATCGCCGAAGATGCCTTGGATTGGAAAGACGCGAACAGACATAATATTCCAAGGCGCTTTGAACTTAGCAGTGATATAAGGTAA
- a CDS encoding class I adenylate-forming enzyme family protein: MNKPWYSNWPKGLPKSMDFPELPVHSILKGSANRFPDQVALTFKDQNWTFAEIYDQTLRFAHALHTLGIRKGDVVSIHMPNCPQYMIAYYGIMMNGAIFSPVNPMLTGRELSHQLKDCEARAIVTHETAADTLRKVLPETVIDIVVLTGEKDDETEEWPDDWYRLSALLSNYEPKCPEVDIEPKRDLAHIAYTGGTTGRSKGVMITHYKAVCNIIQSCCWSSGLLHDVEDGGLIVNSASEISKEEFPVPVGTGTVLNISPWYHAMGTLGYMNNLILQGARIVLHTRFQPEDYLDAIEQYGITTIGGSAPMFSALVNAESINDRDLTSVRQVRSGAAPISKKVLQRLHELFPNAIISEGYGLTEASMMHTSNPGNKSGLRKLGSVGMPVFDTDIKIVADDSDEPLPIGCSGEVCAKGPQIMKGYYKKPEETKEVLKDGWLRTGDIGQLDEDGYLYIVDRKKDMLIHKGYNVYPRELEELLMQHSLVANAAVVGVPHEESVEIPIAFVILKSKPDSLDIVSTKERIMTDINKQVVPYKKIRDVYIEEELPITGAGKILKRALKEKAAQSHR; the protein is encoded by the coding sequence ATGAATAAACCATGGTATAGCAATTGGCCGAAAGGGCTTCCAAAAAGCATGGATTTTCCTGAATTGCCCGTGCACTCTATTTTAAAAGGGTCTGCGAACCGTTTTCCGGATCAAGTCGCGCTAACTTTTAAGGATCAAAATTGGACATTTGCAGAGATATATGATCAAACTTTACGGTTTGCCCATGCTTTGCATACGTTAGGAATCCGCAAAGGGGATGTCGTATCCATTCATATGCCGAATTGTCCTCAATATATGATCGCATATTACGGTATAATGATGAATGGGGCTATTTTCTCTCCGGTCAATCCGATGCTCACGGGGCGTGAATTAAGTCATCAATTAAAAGATTGTGAAGCGCGGGCTATAGTGACACACGAGACAGCTGCAGATACATTGAGGAAAGTTTTACCGGAGACCGTGATAGACATAGTTGTCTTAACAGGTGAAAAGGATGATGAGACTGAAGAATGGCCGGATGATTGGTATCGGTTATCAGCTTTGCTATCAAACTATGAACCTAAATGTCCGGAGGTGGATATCGAACCTAAACGGGATTTGGCGCATATCGCCTATACAGGCGGGACGACGGGGCGATCCAAAGGTGTGATGATCACCCACTATAAGGCGGTGTGTAACATCATTCAATCATGCTGTTGGTCGAGTGGGCTCTTGCATGACGTGGAAGATGGCGGGCTTATCGTTAATTCTGCGTCCGAAATTTCTAAAGAGGAATTTCCGGTACCGGTAGGCACCGGGACAGTCTTGAACATTTCCCCTTGGTATCACGCGATGGGGACGTTAGGTTACATGAATAATTTAATTTTGCAAGGAGCCAGAATTGTATTGCACACGCGTTTCCAACCCGAAGATTATTTAGATGCCATCGAACAGTATGGAATAACAACGATTGGCGGATCAGCGCCGATGTTTAGTGCCCTTGTCAATGCTGAGAGCATTAATGATCGCGACCTTACTTCCGTTCGTCAAGTTCGTTCCGGTGCAGCCCCCATTTCTAAAAAAGTGTTACAGCGCTTACATGAACTGTTTCCAAACGCGATTATATCAGAAGGCTACGGCTTAACCGAAGCTTCGATGATGCACACCTCAAACCCGGGGAACAAGTCGGGGCTCCGAAAATTAGGCTCCGTTGGCATGCCGGTTTTTGATACCGATATCAAAATCGTAGCGGATGATTCCGATGAGCCTCTTCCTATCGGGTGTTCCGGGGAGGTTTGTGCCAAAGGCCCCCAAATCATGAAAGGTTACTATAAAAAGCCTGAAGAAACCAAAGAAGTGTTAAAGGATGGTTGGTTAAGAACAGGCGATATCGGACAGTTGGATGAAGATGGCTATCTCTATATCGTTGATCGCAAGAAAGATATGCTCATTCACAAAGGATACAACGTTTATCCGAGGGAGCTGGAAGAACTATTGATGCAACATTCATTGGTAGCCAATGCCGCTGTTGTTGGAGTCCCTCATGAGGAAAGTGTTGAAATTCCAATCGCTTTCGTTATATTAAAATCGAAGCCTGATTCATTGGATATTGTGTCAACCAAAGAACGAATCATGACTGATATAAATAAACAAGTCGTTCCTTATAAAAAAATTCGAGACGTATATATCGAAGAAGAGCTTCCGATTACCGGTGCAGGCAAAATTTTAAAACGAGCTTTAAAAGAAAAAGCAGCACAAAGCCATCGTTAA
- a CDS encoding TRAP transporter large permease yields the protein MDGGIVALILFGSLLLFMGLGIPVAFTLGGLSLIFGFFFWDGLSSVDGFVLGSFGKVSEFTLSALPLYILMAAILRYSDLAEDMYEAIYRWLGGIKGGLAAGTNVVSSIFGSMTGIATVATATLGVTARPSMLKRGYDSKLISGTIVAGGSLGVLLPPSIIMILYASEAGVSTAALFFAGIGPGILATLVFMAYVLIVCYIKPEMGPSIDKANRFTFGEKLTSLKGILLPVSIIILVLGTIYTGVATPTEAASVGVMGAVVSAGIKKKMNWSNIKQMFMMTVRINGMVFWLLIGATAYARIVTVSGVGDWFAGTITGLDVNRWLILVGILLIFFILGMFIDPAGILLMTAPLFLPVITGLDFDPIWFGVLFIITMCMGYMTPPFGFNLFVLRGVAPDISIRELYVSVWPFVGLYILVIILVMVFPNIALWLPDNFMN from the coding sequence GTGGATGGTGGAATTGTCGCTTTAATACTGTTTGGATCACTTCTCCTCTTTATGGGACTGGGGATACCGGTTGCATTCACATTAGGTGGATTATCGCTCATTTTTGGTTTTTTCTTTTGGGATGGTCTGTCCAGCGTCGACGGGTTTGTCCTGGGTTCATTTGGTAAGGTTTCTGAATTCACGTTATCGGCATTGCCGTTATATATATTAATGGCTGCCATACTGAGATACAGTGATTTAGCAGAAGATATGTACGAAGCGATTTATCGTTGGTTGGGCGGAATAAAGGGAGGTTTAGCCGCAGGCACAAATGTTGTTTCCTCTATATTTGGTTCAATGACAGGCATAGCAACGGTGGCAACGGCCACACTTGGTGTGACGGCACGGCCTTCCATGCTTAAAAGAGGATATGATAGTAAGCTCATATCAGGCACAATTGTGGCTGGAGGATCTCTAGGGGTATTGTTGCCTCCAAGTATCATCATGATTTTATACGCTTCGGAAGCTGGTGTTTCTACGGCAGCTTTATTTTTCGCAGGAATTGGACCAGGGATTTTAGCGACTTTGGTTTTTATGGCGTATGTCCTTATCGTTTGCTATATTAAACCGGAGATGGGACCGTCAATAGACAAGGCGAATCGGTTTACATTTGGAGAAAAATTAACATCACTAAAAGGGATTCTATTACCTGTAAGCATCATTATCTTAGTGTTAGGTACAATATACACTGGGGTAGCCACACCTACGGAAGCTGCTTCGGTGGGCGTGATGGGAGCCGTTGTTAGTGCCGGTATTAAGAAAAAAATGAACTGGTCCAATATTAAGCAAATGTTTATGATGACAGTACGCATTAACGGGATGGTGTTTTGGCTCCTTATAGGTGCAACGGCTTATGCCAGAATCGTAACGGTTTCTGGTGTAGGTGATTGGTTTGCCGGGACAATTACAGGTTTGGATGTTAATCGCTGGTTGATTTTGGTAGGGATATTACTCATCTTTTTTATCCTGGGTATGTTTATTGATCCAGCAGGGATCTTATTGATGACAGCTCCCCTATTTTTGCCGGTAATTACAGGTTTGGATTTTGATCCTATCTGGTTTGGTGTATTGTTCATTATAACAATGTGCATGGGTTATATGACGCCGCCTTTTGGGTTTAATCTATTTGTTCTCAGAGGTGTTGCACCTGACATTAGTATTCGTGAATTGTACGTTTCCGTCTGGCCTTTCGTAGGTTTGTATATTTTAGTCATCATTCTCGTTATGGTATTTCCGAATATCGCACTTTGGCTACCTGATAATTTTATGAATTAA
- a CDS encoding TRAP transporter small permease subunit — protein sequence MYTFVKIVRAINNKMLWVIGAIISLMAILLFYDVIARYFFNNQTQWGFDLSVWFTGLSAFLAGGYVLLHKGHVRIDFFYENFSERKKSMVDLVTALFIFLIAFAFIIIGGEMVLHLMELEAVASTGLNIFMWIQWLMVPIGGILLAIQALIDVINDMYTVFTGNKLWEEES from the coding sequence ATGTATACGTTTGTGAAAATTGTTCGCGCGATTAATAATAAAATGTTGTGGGTGATTGGTGCTATTATCTCATTAATGGCCATTTTATTGTTTTATGATGTGATCGCCCGGTATTTTTTTAACAATCAAACACAATGGGGGTTTGATTTATCCGTTTGGTTTACAGGGCTTTCTGCATTTTTAGCAGGCGGTTATGTCTTGTTACATAAAGGTCATGTGCGAATTGATTTCTTTTATGAAAATTTTTCAGAGCGAAAAAAAAGCATGGTTGATCTCGTTACTGCTTTATTCATATTTTTAATCGCGTTTGCCTTTATAATCATAGGCGGAGAAATGGTTTTGCATCTAATGGAACTAGAAGCAGTAGCTTCTACGGGTTTAAATATTTTCATGTGGATCCAATGGTTAATGGTGCCAATCGGTGGGATATTGTTAGCGATTCAAGCGCTGATAGACGTCATTAATGATATGTACACTGTTTTCACCGGAAATAAGTTATGGGAGGAGGAGTCCTAA
- a CDS encoding TRAP transporter substrate-binding protein, whose protein sequence is MSKIRMLLILSLLLLFISACGSSPSATSEEETYTLTYNITFPPSEYDYEPKHYAVETFAERIEEETDGRLEIDYYYSNQLAPEDQLLDALASGTVDMGGHGPYWGDLVPTNDALWLPFATQGEEDAMHLMRETEFGDIFEENMEEYGAKVLFYWPTSSQSLMTNEPIRSPEEMGDTNMRLPTGLYLDWFNDLDVAPSNIAATEMYEALQRGMMNGTIYPLYTLDTHNYHEVVDYATSPGIVDPIVCMTTISMESWEQLPNDLQETVLEVGEEMEEKAIEGSQQLTEEALDTAVEHDVEVNELTDEEIEAFQESSTPLYEDFAEINEDTARMVEILEDRMD, encoded by the coding sequence ATGAGTAAAATAAGAATGTTATTAATTTTATCTTTACTATTATTATTTATTTCTGCCTGTGGTAGTAGCCCGTCCGCTACTTCGGAAGAAGAAACATATACACTTACTTATAATATTACGTTTCCGCCTTCAGAATATGATTATGAGCCGAAGCATTACGCGGTAGAAACATTTGCAGAAAGAATTGAGGAAGAAACGGATGGCCGTTTAGAGATAGATTATTACTATAGCAACCAATTAGCACCGGAAGATCAATTGCTTGACGCATTAGCGTCCGGAACCGTTGACATGGGAGGGCATGGACCCTATTGGGGTGACCTTGTGCCGACGAATGATGCTCTTTGGCTTCCCTTTGCAACACAGGGAGAGGAAGACGCGATGCATTTAATGCGAGAGACAGAATTCGGGGACATTTTTGAAGAAAACATGGAGGAATACGGCGCTAAGGTGTTGTTTTATTGGCCCACAAGTTCACAGTCCTTAATGACGAATGAACCGATTAGGAGTCCGGAAGAAATGGGTGATACAAATATGAGGTTACCTACCGGACTATATTTAGACTGGTTTAACGACTTGGATGTAGCTCCTTCTAACATCGCTGCCACGGAAATGTATGAAGCGTTGCAACGTGGGATGATGAATGGAACAATCTATCCTTTATATACATTGGATACGCATAATTATCATGAAGTAGTGGATTATGCAACTAGTCCGGGTATTGTCGATCCGATTGTCTGTATGACTACGATTAGCATGGAAAGCTGGGAACAACTTCCAAATGATTTACAGGAGACCGTTTTGGAAGTTGGAGAGGAAATGGAAGAAAAAGCAATCGAGGGATCCCAACAGTTGACAGAAGAGGCGTTAGATACGGCGGTAGAGCATGATGTAGAGGTAAATGAACTCACGGATGAAGAAATAGAAGCTTTTCAGGAAAGCAGTACACCGCTATATGAAGATTTTGCTGAGATTAACGAAGATACTGCAAGGATGGTAGAAATTTTAGAGGATCGCATGGATTAA
- the fadH gene encoding 2,4-dienoyl-CoA reductase, with the protein MLPEGSLKGKVAIVTGGATGLGEAMAKEYARLGADIVIASRKQEKLDEAKKEIEKYGTKVKTIQVDVREPDQVERMVIETVSAFGRIDILVNNAAGNFLVKAIDMSTNAWNTVINIVLNGTWYCSQSVAKQMIAQGTSGAILNVGATYAWTGGPLTAHSAAAKAGVSALTKTLAVEWAPHNIRVNMITPGPTEDTGAVSQLWASPEQEEEILKNVPAHRLSTRQEVANLASYLVSDYASYVTGANHVIDGGSWLNKGRYKDDL; encoded by the coding sequence ATGCTACCGGAAGGAAGTTTAAAAGGAAAAGTTGCTATTGTCACAGGAGGAGCAACAGGTCTCGGCGAAGCGATGGCTAAGGAATATGCACGCTTGGGTGCCGATATTGTCATCGCGAGCCGCAAACAGGAAAAGTTGGACGAAGCAAAAAAAGAAATTGAAAAGTATGGAACAAAGGTTAAGACCATACAAGTAGACGTCCGGGAACCGGATCAAGTGGAGAGAATGGTGATCGAAACTGTATCGGCATTCGGGAGAATAGATATTTTAGTCAACAATGCCGCCGGAAATTTTCTCGTTAAAGCCATCGATATGTCAACGAATGCATGGAATACCGTCATTAATATCGTCTTGAATGGAACTTGGTATTGCAGTCAGAGTGTCGCTAAACAAATGATTGCCCAAGGCACATCAGGGGCAATTTTAAACGTGGGAGCAACTTATGCTTGGACCGGTGGGCCATTAACTGCCCACTCAGCCGCAGCAAAAGCGGGCGTATCAGCATTGACAAAAACATTAGCTGTTGAGTGGGCGCCTCATAATATACGTGTGAATATGATCACCCCGGGACCAACGGAGGATACTGGCGCAGTTAGTCAATTGTGGGCAAGTCCGGAACAAGAGGAAGAGATATTAAAAAATGTCCCGGCCCACCGACTGTCGACACGTCAGGAAGTGGCAAACTTAGCATCCTACCTAGTCAGTGATTATGCAAGTTATGTGACAGGGGCAAATCATGTTATTGATGGTGGGAGCTGGTTGAACAAAGGGAGATATAAGGATGACTTGTAA